The DNA region CCCGCGAGCGGCGTTCCCGCGGGAACGTCCGGCTCAGAAGTTTTCTCGATCGGCCGAACAGGCCGGTGACGCCCCGAGCCACCCCGCCGCCCAGCCTGCGGGGCCGGCCGCGGTCCAGGCGTCGCGCGCGAGCCAGTCCAGCGCAGGTTCCCCGATCGGCGCGCCCGGCGGCGCGTTCGGCGTCCCCGGCATCTCGTAGGGCGCCGAGGGCTTGTCGAGGAAGCGCTCGATGTCGCGGTCGACCAGCGCGGCGAAGGCGGCATCCCGCTCCGGCGGCGGGTTCGCGGCCATCTCGGCCCGCATGTCCGTCAGGCTTCGCGTCGCGATGGCGCGCACGTGCGGCATGGACGCCTGGTCCGCGAGGGCCATGATCCGATCCACGACCACGCGGAACGCGGCCAGGCGGAGTTCGGTGCGGTACGGCGTCTCGTTCGGCTCCGGGCGCACGGCGTCGACCAGCGTCGTCAGCACTTCCTTCAGGCCTGGCAGGCTCGGGTCGAGCGCGTGCTGCTGCACGAGCCGCGCCGCCCGCGACGGTTCGAGGACGCGTGACACGGTGTGGTCCGTCGCCACCACCGCCGGCGTGACCGCATCGAAGGCCGGCCCGGTGTAGCGCGGAAACGTCTCGCGCGAACGCCCGAAGCCCGGCGGCCGAGGCGGCAGCAATTCAAGCACACCGGCGGGGATCTCCAACTCCGCCGGCCGCATCGTCCGGGCCAGCGCACCCAGCGCCGCCCGCTGCGCCCCGCCGGCGACGCGCTTCACGGGCGTCCGCCCATCCCCGCGGAAGGCGTAGACGTACTCCAGCCCTCCGAGCAGCGAGGCGGCCGCGTCCACCTGGTAGCGATGGTGCATGTACAACGGGACCAGCGCCTCCTCGACCGTGACGATCGGCCGCCCGGCGCGGATCGCGCCCTCGCCGAAGCGGTCCAGCGAGTGCCGCCGCACGTCCATCATCCGCTCGAGTTCCGCCGCCGCGTCCACCCCGTTCGACCACTGGTCGGCGCGCGCGTGGATGTTGATGTCCTGGTTCGTGAAGAGGATGACGTCCTCGTCCCAGGCTTCGTCGAGGATCCGCTCCAGCTCAGCGGCTTCGTCCGCTCCCTCCGGGAATTCGGAGTACCCGTACACGATCGCGACCTTGTCCCACTCTCCGATGTCCACGTCATAGACCTCGGAATAGTCGAGCTGTCCGGCGTCGCCCAGCGTCACGAGCGGATGGGGATAGTCCATGACCGAGATCCGGCCGAGCCTGCTGTCGTAGTAGTTGTGGACGAGGCCGAGCGTGTGTCCCACTTCGTGCGCCGACAGCTGCCGGATCCGCGCCAGCGCCCACTCCGCCAGGTCCCCCGGCGCTTCGTCCCCGTCGGCATAGGGCGAGAGGAGACCCTCGGCGATCAGGTAGTCCTGCCGCCAGCGGAGCGAGCCGAGCGTCACCACTCCCTTGAGGATCTCGCCCGTGCGGGGGTCGGTGACGGAGCCGCCCGTGCTCCAGCCGCGCGTCGAGCGGTGAACCCAGTTGATCACGTTGTAGCGCACGTCGTGCGAACTTACGCCGTCCGGGAGCATCTCCACCTGAAACGCGTCCCGGAAGCCCGCCGCCTCGAACGCCTGGTTCCACCACCGAGCCCCCTCGAGCAGCGCCGTCCGGATCGGCTCCGGCGCCCCCGGGTCCAGGTAGTAGACGAGCGGCTCGACCGCCTCGCTCATCGCCGCCGAGGGATCCCGCTTCTCGAGCCGGTGGCGCCGGATGAACCGCTGCTGCATATCCTCTCCCAGCGGCGCCGAGTAGTCCGCGAAGCTCATGGTTCCGTAGCCGGACCGGGGATCGAAGGCCCTGGGCGTGTACTCTCCCAACTCCGGCAGTTGCACGAACGAGTGATGGAGGCGGATCGTGGCCGCCTCGCCGGTCGAGGCCACGTTCGCGACGCCTTCGAACGCCCCGCCGCCCCCTCCGAATCCGCCGAATCCGCCGCCCCCGCCGCCCGGCTGGCGGACGAAGGTGAGGGATGCCTCGATCTCGGTGTTCTCCGGGAACCCCATCGTCATCGGCAGGTGCACCGCGCTCCGGCCCGCGTCGAACCGGTACGTCCCGGGCCGCAGCCGCTGCGCCCAGTTGATCATGTCCCGGACGACGAAATCGGTCGCGTCGACGAGCACGCGCCCCTCCGTCTCCGCCGCCGCCGTGAAGCCCCACAGCGTGGAGGGGGCGAAGGCGTCCGTCACGGCCCGCACCTCGCGCGGGTTCGTGCTGCTCGCGCGGAAGTCGAGGTTCGGCTGGATCATCAGCACCTTCGGCCCCACCCGGTGGAAGCGCACGAGGCGGGAGCCCGAGAGCGCGCCACGGTCGAGACCGATGTCGTTCGATCCCAGCCCCGAGGCGAGCCCCGTCATGTGGAGGATGTCCGTGTCCCAGCGCGAGATTTCGAGCCACAGCTTTCCGCTTGAGGCTTCCCAGTACATCGGGATGAAGCCGTCGATGGCCCGCATCGAGGCCGTCTTGTCCTCGATCGAGGGGAGTCCGCCCTCGGCAGCCTGCGCCACGGTTGAAACGGGCCCGTAAAAGAAGAGGAAAAAGAGATGAACGGGCAGAAGCTTGCGGAAGCGGGTCACGGAGTACACAAGAGCCTCCTGCGGACGATGGACGGTCGGCCTCCCCCGGGGAGTCGGAGGGAGGGACTACACATTAGGCCGGAGCCATGCGAAGAGGGAGCGGGCTAATGATCGATGGCAGCCGTCACCTCGCCGATGATATCCGACAGATATGTGTTGATGTCTCCGGGACTCGGCCCCAGTCGCACGATGACGAGGTCCCGGGA from Candidatus Palauibacter australiensis includes:
- a CDS encoding zinc-dependent metalloprotease; the protein is MTRFRKLLPVHLFFLFFYGPVSTVAQAAEGGLPSIEDKTASMRAIDGFIPMYWEASSGKLWLEISRWDTDILHMTGLASGLGSNDIGLDRGALSGSRLVRFHRVGPKVLMIQPNLDFRASSTNPREVRAVTDAFAPSTLWGFTAAAETEGRVLVDATDFVVRDMINWAQRLRPGTYRFDAGRSAVHLPMTMGFPENTEIEASLTFVRQPGGGGGGFGGFGGGGGAFEGVANVASTGEAATIRLHHSFVQLPELGEYTPRAFDPRSGYGTMSFADYSAPLGEDMQQRFIRRHRLEKRDPSAAMSEAVEPLVYYLDPGAPEPIRTALLEGARWWNQAFEAAGFRDAFQVEMLPDGVSSHDVRYNVINWVHRSTRGWSTGGSVTDPRTGEILKGVVTLGSLRWRQDYLIAEGLLSPYADGDEAPGDLAEWALARIRQLSAHEVGHTLGLVHNYYDSRLGRISVMDYPHPLVTLGDAGQLDYSEVYDVDIGEWDKVAIVYGYSEFPEGADEAAELERILDEAWDEDVILFTNQDINIHARADQWSNGVDAAAELERMMDVRRHSLDRFGEGAIRAGRPIVTVEEALVPLYMHHRYQVDAAASLLGGLEYVYAFRGDGRTPVKRVAGGAQRAALGALARTMRPAELEIPAGVLELLPPRPPGFGRSRETFPRYTGPAFDAVTPAVVATDHTVSRVLEPSRAARLVQQHALDPSLPGLKEVLTTLVDAVRPEPNETPYRTELRLAAFRVVVDRIMALADQASMPHVRAIATRSLTDMRAEMAANPPPERDAAFAALVDRDIERFLDKPSAPYEMPGTPNAPPGAPIGEPALDWLARDAWTAAGPAGWAAGWLGASPACSADRENF